One Festucalex cinctus isolate MCC-2025b chromosome 3, RoL_Fcin_1.0, whole genome shotgun sequence DNA window includes the following coding sequences:
- the mafb gene encoding transcription factor Maf has product MASELAMSNSDLPTSPLAMEYVNDFDLMKFEVKKEPLEPDRSISQCSRLVAGGSLSSTPMSTPCSSVPPSPSFSAPSPGSGSEQKAHLEDFYWMTGYQQQLNPEALGFSPEDAVEALISSSHPLQSFDGYARGQQFAGGAAPAGAMAGEEMGSAAAVVSAVIAAAAAQTGAPHHHHHHHHHAGAHHPSSASQSGGGGGGGGGTGANHHHHHHPHLRLDERFSDEQLVTMSVRELNRQLRGVSKEEVMRLKQKRRTLKNRGYAQSCRYKRVQQRHVLEGEKTQLIQQVDHLKQEISRLARERDAYKEKYEKLITTGFRENGGSGSDHNPSSPEFFMTSRKFLHL; this is encoded by the exons ATGGCATCAGAGCTGGCAATGAGCAACTCCGACCTGCCCACCAGTCCCCTGGCCATGGAATATGTTAATGACTTCGATCTGATGAAGTTTGAAGTGAAAAAGGAGCCGCTGGAGCCCGATCGCAGCATCAGCCAGTGCAGCCGCCTGGTCGCCGGGGGATCCCTGTCTTCCACCCCGATGAGCACGCCCTGCAGCTCGGTTCCCCCCTCTCCAAGCTTCTCGGCGCCCAGTCCGGGATCAGGGAGCGAGCAGAAGGCGCACTTGGAGGATTTCTACTGGATGACCGGCTACCAACAGCAGCTCAACCCCGAGGCTCTGGGCTTCAGCCCGGAGGACGCCGTAGAGGCGCTGATCAGCAGCAGCCACCCGCTCCAGAGCTTCGACGGCTATGCCAGGGGGCAGCAGTTCGCCGGGGGGGCGGCACCGGCGGGCGCCATGGCCGGGGAGGAGATGGGCTCGGCGGCCGCCGTGGTGTCGGCGGTCATCGCTGCGGCCGCGGCGCAAACCGGCGCGCCGCACCACcatcaccatcaccaccaccacgcgGGGGCACACCACCCGTCCTCCGCGTCCCAGTCcggcggaggcggcggcggaggaggcGGCACAGGGGCcaaccaccatcaccaccaccacccgcaCCTGCGCCTGGACGAGCGATTCTCGGACGAGCAGCTGGTGACCATGTCGGTGCGAGAGCTCAACCGGCAGCTGCGCGGGGTCAGCAAGGAGGAGGTGATGCGCCTCAAGCAGAAGAGGAGGACGCTAAAGAACCGCGGCTATGCCCAGTCTTGCCGCTACAAGCGGGTGCAGCAGCGGCACGTCCTGGAGGGCGAGAAGACGCAACTCATCCAGCAGGTGGACCACCTCAAGCAGGAGATCTCCCGGCTGGCCAGGGAGAGGGACGCCTACAAGGAGAAGTACGAGAAGCTCATCACCACCGGCTTCAGAGAAAACGGGGGCTCCGGCAGCGACCACAACCCCTCGTCCCCGGAGTTTTTCAT GACGTCGAGAAAATTCCTGCATCTGTGA